One Nocardia huaxiensis genomic window, CCGAGATGTCAGCTGATCGAGGAGTATTCGATGACCGTCTTCGCCCGCCCCGGAACGCCCGAGGCCGCCATGTCGTTCCAGGCCCGCTACGACAACTGGATCGGCGGGGAATGGGTGGCGCCCGTCAAGGGGCAGTACTTCGAGAATCCGACTCCCGTTACGGGACAAGCCTTCTGCGAGGTGGCGCGGGGCACGGCCGAGGACATCGAGCTGGCGCTGGATGCCGCGCACGCCGCCGCGCCCGCGTGGGGCAAGACCTCGGTCGCCGAGCGGGCCGTCCTGCTCAACAAGATCGCCGACCGGATGGCGGACAACCTGGAGGCGCTCGCGCTCGCGGAGACCTGGGACAACGGCAAGCCCATCCGCGAGACCCTGGCCGCCGACATCCCGCTCGCCATCGACCACTTCCGCTACTTCGCGGGAGCCATTCGCGCACAAGAGGGTTCACTGTCGCAGATCGACGACGACACCGTCGCCTACCACTTCCACGAGCCGCTCGGCGTGGTCGGCCAGATCATTCCGTGGAACTTCCCGATCCTCATGGCGGTGTGGAAGCTGGCCCCCGCGCTGGCGGCCGGAAACGCGGTGGTGCTCAAGCCCGCCGAGCAGACCCCGGCCTCGATCCTGTTCCTGATGAGCCTCATCGGCGACCTGCTCCCGCCGGGAGTCGTCAACGTGGTCAATGGATTCGGCGTGGAGGCGGGCAAGCCGCTGGCCTCCAGCCCGCGCATCCGCAAGATCGCCTTCACCGGTGAGACCACCACCGGCCGCCTCATCATGCAGTACGCCTCGGAGAACCTGATCCCGGTCACTCTGGAGCTGGGCGGCAAGAGCCCCAATATCTTCTTCTCCGATGTGCTTGCGGCCGACGACGATTTCCGCGACAAGGCCCTCGAGGGTTTCACCATGTTCGCGCTCAATCAGGGCGAGGTCTGCACCTGCCCGTCCCGCGCGCTCATTCAGGCCGGCATCTACGACGACTTCCTCGGCGCGGCGGTGGTTCGCACCAAGGCCGTCAAGCAGGGCGACCCGCTCGACACCGAGACCATGATCGGCGCCCAGGCCAGCAACGACCAGCTCGAAAAGATCCTGTCCTACATCGAGATCGGCAAGGGTGAGGGCGCGACCCTGCTCACCGGCGGCGAGCGCGCCGACCTCGGCGGTGACCTGTCCGGCGGCTACTACGTGCAGCCGACCGTCTTCACCGGCGACAATTCCATGCGCATTTTCCAGGAGGAGATCTTCGGCCCCGTGGTCTCGGTGACCTCCTTCGCCGACTACGACGATGCTGTCAAGATCGCCAACGACACCCTGTACGGTCTCGGCGCCGGCGTCTGGTCCCGTGACGGCAGTGTCGCCTACCGGGTGGGTCGCGACATCCAGGCCGGCCGGGTCTGGACCAACACCTATCACCAGTACCCCGCGCACGCCGCCTTCGGCGGCTACAAGCAGTCCGGCATCGGCCGCGAAACCCATCGCATGATGCTCGACCACTATCAGCAGACCAAGAACCTCCTGGTCAGCTACGCACCCAAGGCCATGGGCTTCTTCTGATGCCCCCCAACGCGATTCCGGCGCGCGTGCGCGCCACCGCGGCGGCGATGGACCTCCTCCATCGCCTCCGCACCACGCACGGCCCCCTCATGCTGCACCAGTCCGGCGGCTGCTGCGACGGCTCCGCCCCCATGTGCTATCCCGCAGGCGAATTCCGGATCGGCGACCGGGACGTGCTGCTCGGCCTGCTCGATCTGCGCCTGCGGGCGGGGGATATGCCCGCAGCCGCTGTCGAGCCGGAAGACGCGGTCCCCGTGTGGATTTCCGGCCCGCAGTTCGCCGCGTGGCGGCACACGCAGCTGGTCCTGGATGTCGTCCCCGGCCGCGGTTCCGGTTTCAGCCTCGAGGCGCCAGAGGGTTGCCGATTCCTCAGCCGGGCACGAGTTTTCAGCCCGGCGGAACTCGAAAACCTTGCCGCGCAAGAACCCCTGACCGGGGCGGACTGGGCTTCGGGCCGACGACCGGACCCGCCCTCCGAACCGCAGGTGGTCACCGAGGCCGCTGACGCCTGCCCCGTCCCCGGCGGCCGGTGACCGCGTCCTCCGGGATTGCATCGAACCCTCACGGCCGCAGGTTTGCCGCCGCCGACTGGTGGAAAGTGTCGTCGCGTAATACTGTACCGGGGTACGGTACGCCTGCGGTGCGGGCTCCGGACGGTTGATGCAACCAGGAGGAGATTTCCATGCGAGTACTACTCATCGGTGCCAGCGGCTATGTGGGTTCCGCTGTCGCCGAACACCTTTCATCGCTCGGCCAGGAGGTCGTGGCGCTCGAACGCCCCGGCGCCGCCGCGACCGGGTACGAGACCCGCACGGGAGATCTGACCGACCCGGCCTCGCTGACCGCCGCGGTCACCCCCGACATCGACGCCGTCGTCAACCTGGCCACCCCCAGCGGCGATGCGGCCGTCGACGCGGCCGCGATCACCGCGCTGACCGATCCGCTGCGCGGCACCGGCAAGCCGTTCGTCTACACCAGTGGAATCTGGGTGCTCGGCGCGACCGACGGGGCCGACGAAACCACGCCGACCAACCCGATTCCCATCGTCGGGTACCGTCCCGACATCGAACGCCAGGTCCTCGCGCTCGCCGACGCGGATGTCCGCGCGGCCGTCATCCGCCCCGGTATCGTGCACGGCCGTGGCGGCGGCATCCCCGCCCTCCTGGTCGATCTGGCCCGCAAGCACGAGGCGCCCGTGGTCGTCGCCGACCCCGCGGTCGTGTGGCCCATGGTCCACATCGACGATCTGGCCGACCTTTTCGCCAAGGTCGTCGACGCCGCGCCCGCCGGTTCGGTCTGGCACGGCATCAGTCAGCCCGCCGTCCCGGTCGCAGACCTGGCCGTGGCCGCCGGCCGGGCGGCCGGCGTCTCCGGTGAGATCAAGGTCTGGCCTCTCGACGAGGCCCGAGCCGAACTGGGCGCGCTCTTCGCCGACGCCCTGGCGCTGAGCCAGGCCATCACCGGTCG contains:
- the adh gene encoding aldehyde dehydrogenase; translated protein: MTVFARPGTPEAAMSFQARYDNWIGGEWVAPVKGQYFENPTPVTGQAFCEVARGTAEDIELALDAAHAAAPAWGKTSVAERAVLLNKIADRMADNLEALALAETWDNGKPIRETLAADIPLAIDHFRYFAGAIRAQEGSLSQIDDDTVAYHFHEPLGVVGQIIPWNFPILMAVWKLAPALAAGNAVVLKPAEQTPASILFLMSLIGDLLPPGVVNVVNGFGVEAGKPLASSPRIRKIAFTGETTTGRLIMQYASENLIPVTLELGGKSPNIFFSDVLAADDDFRDKALEGFTMFALNQGEVCTCPSRALIQAGIYDDFLGAAVVRTKAVKQGDPLDTETMIGAQASNDQLEKILSYIEIGKGEGATLLTGGERADLGGDLSGGYYVQPTVFTGDNSMRIFQEEIFGPVVSVTSFADYDDAVKIANDTLYGLGAGVWSRDGSVAYRVGRDIQAGRVWTNTYHQYPAHAAFGGYKQSGIGRETHRMMLDHYQQTKNLLVSYAPKAMGFF
- a CDS encoding DUF779 domain-containing protein translates to MPPNAIPARVRATAAAMDLLHRLRTTHGPLMLHQSGGCCDGSAPMCYPAGEFRIGDRDVLLGLLDLRLRAGDMPAAAVEPEDAVPVWISGPQFAAWRHTQLVLDVVPGRGSGFSLEAPEGCRFLSRARVFSPAELENLAAQEPLTGADWASGRRPDPPSEPQVVTEAADACPVPGGR
- a CDS encoding NAD-dependent epimerase/dehydratase family protein, giving the protein MRVLLIGASGYVGSAVAEHLSSLGQEVVALERPGAAATGYETRTGDLTDPASLTAAVTPDIDAVVNLATPSGDAAVDAAAITALTDPLRGTGKPFVYTSGIWVLGATDGADETTPTNPIPIVGYRPDIERQVLALADADVRAAVIRPGIVHGRGGGIPALLVDLARKHEAPVVVADPAVVWPMVHIDDLADLFAKVVDAAPAGSVWHGISQPAVPVADLAVAAGRAAGVSGEIKVWPLDEARAELGALFADALALSQAITGRAGIDRLRWEPAGPDVISDLTSGSYR